Proteins found in one Pseudomonadota bacterium genomic segment:
- a CDS encoding NUDIX hydrolase, with the protein MGPNRWARAGVIMRYCKGDTDCVLLVQTRPMYNAGVGRFTDPVWGFPKGQQQQCDIEEGGDATDALLRCAERELFEETALVVRLSRDHQKIRLGTTKFIMCWVDSMAPLSYDLIADKREISAIRWVAMSDLRAGVFQLNHSLRDFLTKQVSWHVPDKGGEQQRRRSCGWRGAPIC; encoded by the coding sequence ATGGGTCCGAACAGGTGGGCTAGAGCCGGCGTTATCATGAGATACTGCAAGGGGGACACGGACTGTGTGCTCCTTGTGCAAACGCGCCCGATGTACAACGCTGGCGTGGGCCGGTTCACGGACCCCGTGTGGGGCTTCCCCAAGGGCCAGCAGCAGCAGTGCGACATAGAGGAGGGCGGCGACGCCACCGACGCGCTCCTGCGCTGCGCCGAGAGGGAGCTGTTTGAGGAGACCGCGCTGGTCGTGCGGCTGTCGCGGGACCACCAAAAGATACGGCTGGGCACCACCAAGTTCATCATGTGCTGGGTGGACTCCATGGCGCCGCTGTCCTACGATCTCATCGCGGACAAACGGGAGATCTCCGCGATCAGGTGGGTGGCGATGTCGGATCTCAGGGCCGGCGTCTTCCAGCTCAACCACTCGCTGCGGGACTTCCTCACCAAGCAGGTGTCATGGCACGTGCCCGACAAGGGCGGTGAGCAGCAGCGGCGGAGGAGCTGCGGATGGCGCGGCGCTCCTATCTGTTGA